One window of Strigops habroptila isolate Jane chromosome Z, bStrHab1.2.pri, whole genome shotgun sequence genomic DNA carries:
- the IFNK gene encoding LOW QUALITY PROTEIN: interferon kappa (The sequence of the model RefSeq protein was modified relative to this genomic sequence to represent the inferred CDS: substituted 1 base at 1 genomic stop codon), whose protein sequence is MTILVQRSLLKACITPALYLKISHPVCHFQGIEINYHNMKFLCKMGGYFSQXCLSGTTNFRCPMEITKVTQNNVTLIIYEFLQQVFQLFSKNLPAGVCNTSKIDKFQNAIHQQIEELETCLSEERSKARKNFQTWILKSTRLSVKKYFQRITSFLKNKQYRHCPWEAVQMELRTCLIIFDSLMKKHTS, encoded by the coding sequence ATGACCATCTTGGTTCAGAGAAGCTTACTGAAAGCTTGCATTACACCGGCATTGTATCTCAAAATCTCTCATCCAGTTTGCCATTTCCAAGGAATCGAAATCAACTACCACAACATGAAATTTCTGTGTAAAATGGGTGGCTATTTTTCTCAGTAATGTCTCAGCGGAACAACCAATTTCAGATGCCCCATGGAGATTACCAAGGTCACACAGAATAATGTCACACTGATAATCTACGAGTTCCTCCAACAGGTCTTCCAACTATTTAGCAAAAATCTTCCTGCTGGTGTTTGCAATACAAGCAAGATTGATAAATTCCAAAATGCTATTCATCAGCAAATTGAGGAATTAGAGACATGTTTGTCAGAAGAACGATCGAAAGCAAGAAAGAACTTTCAAACATGGATCCTAAAAAGCACTAGATTAAGTGTGAAAAAGTACTTCCAAAGAATCACCAGTTTCCTAAAAAATAAGCAATACAGACACTGTCCCTGGGAAGCAGTCCAAATGGAATTGAGAACATGCCTTATAATTTTTGACAGTCTTATGAAAAAACACACATCATAA